A single window of Myxocyprinus asiaticus isolate MX2 ecotype Aquarium Trade chromosome 34, UBuf_Myxa_2, whole genome shotgun sequence DNA harbors:
- the LOC127425633 gene encoding uncharacterized protein LOC127425633: protein MYAVITLQDSKDLKVIPTKWLNEQKTQCCMPAFMSQEKLMEAVKNSLERSTGGNPWGMFDIQVHSECETFEQAEEKQKVIRKQNERPAAGISGIHKRQKLENSQIMSKYPFQLPNAFSSGDKERLFQMLGEIKSSVLENTGMLRKLIKDNQVSEAPSSTSMPSRDTMSNLNLPLKTFADVIKAEFELGDPKTHQKYVQYLSMHFSPKDVVKNIMQRVLTDDLAKEFNWTGRGGKKCFSEFKLAEVIKEASSKYVNMEDCETEIKKYLSHTADRLSRKRPRDFGILFPEVICDFSHIA from the exons ATGTATGCAGTCATTACATTACAAGACTCAAAAGACCTGAAAGTGATACCAACAAAGTGGTTGAATGAACAAAAGACACAATGCTGCATGCCTGCATTCATGTCACAAGAGAAGTTAATGGAAGCTGTTAAAAACAGTCTTGAGCGTTCAACAGGTGGAAATCCATGGGGGATGTTTGATATTCAAGTTCATTCGGAATGTG AAACTTTTGAACAGGCTGAGGAGAAGCAAAAAGTGATTAGAAAGCAGAATGAACG accaGCTGCTGGAATCTCTGGAATACACAAAAGACAAAAACTTGAAAATTCTCAGATAATGTCAAAATATCCATTTCAGTTGCCTAATGCATTTTCCTCCGGTG ACAAAGAAAGGCTCTTCCAAATGTTGGGAGAAATCAAGAGCAGTGTTCTAGAAAACACTGGCATGTTAAGGAAACTAATAAAAGACAATCAGGTTTCTGAGGCCCCCAGCAGCACTAGCATGCCATCTAGAGATACTATGTCAAACCTGAATCTACCACTCAAAACCTTTGCAgatgtgatcaaagctgaattcgAACTCGGGGATCCAAAAACCCACCAAAAATAC GTACAATATCTTTCAATGCATTTTAGTCCAAAAGATGTGGTTAAGAATATAATGCAACGTGTCCTAACTGATGATCTGGCGAAGGAATTCAACTGGACAGGACGAGGTGGTAAAAAGTGCTTCTCAGAATTTAAATTAGCAGAAGTGATCAAAG AAGCTTCATCCAAATATGTAAACATGGAAGATTGTGAAACTGAAATCAAAAAGTATTTGTCTCACACAGCTGACCGACTCAGTCGGAAGAGACCAAGAGATTTTGGAA